The Lutra lutra chromosome 10, mLutLut1.2, whole genome shotgun sequence genome contains a region encoding:
- the RAG2 gene encoding V(D)J recombination-activating protein 2, which translates to MSLQMVTVSNNMALIQPGFSLINFDGQVFFFGQKGWPKRSCPTGVFHFDVKHNHLKLKPVVFSKDSCYLPPLRYPATCIFRSGVESEKQQYIIHGGKTPNNELSDKIYVMSIVGKNNKKVTFRCTEKDLVGDVPEARYGHSIDVVYSRGKSMGVLFGGRSYIPSAQRTTEKWNSVADCLPHVFLVDFEFGCSTSYLLPELQDGLSFHVSIARNDTIYILGGHSLANNIRPANLYRIKVDLPLGSPAVNCTVLPGGISVSSAILTQTNSDEFVIVGGYQLENQKRMICNIVSLEDNKIDIREMETPDWTPDIKHSKIWFGSNMGNGTVFLCIPGDNKQATSEAFYFYMLKCAEDDVNEDQKTLTNSQTSTEDPGDSTPFEDSEEFCFSAEACSFDGDDEFDTYNEDDEEDESETGYWITCCPTCDVDINTWVPFYSTELNKPAMIYCSHGDGHWVHAQCMDLAERTLIQLSEGSNKYYCNEHVKIARALQTPKRVLPLKKPPLKSLHKKGSGKIITPAKKSFLRRLFD; encoded by the coding sequence ATGTCATTACAGATGGTAACAGTCAGTAATAACATGGCCTTAATTCAACCAGGCTTCTCACTAATCAATTTTGATGGGCAAGTTTTCTTCTTTGGCCAAAAAGGCTGGCCAAAGAGGTCCTGCCCCACTGGAGTTTTCCACTTTGATGTAAAGCATAACCATCTCAAACTGAAGCCTGTCGTTTTCTCTAAGGATTCCTGCTACCTTCCTCCTCTTCGTTACCCGGCCACTTGCATATTCAGAAGCGGCGTAGAGTCTGAAAAGCAGCAGTACATCATCCATGGAGGGAAAACACCAAACAATGAGCTTTCAGATAAGATTTATGTCATGTCCATTGTtggcaagaacaacaaaaaggtTACTTTTCGCTGCACAGAGAAAGACTTGGTGGGAGATGTTCCTGAAGCCAGATACGGTCATTCGATTGATGTGGTGTATAGTCGAGGGAAAAGTATGGGTGTTCTCTTTGGAGGACGGTCGTACATTCCGTCTGCCCAAAGAACCACGGAAAAATGGAATAGTGTAGCTGACTGTCTGCCCCATGTTTTCTTGGTGGATTTTGAATTTGGGTGCTCTACATCATACCTACTTCCAGAACTTCAGGATGGGCTGTCTTTTCATGTTTCCATTGCCAGAAATGATACCATTTATATTTTAGGAGGACATTCACTTGCCAATAACATCCGCCCTGCCAACCTATACAGAATAAAGGTTGATCTCCCACTGGGTAGCCCAGCTGTGAATTGCACAGTCTTGCCAGGAGGAATCTCTGTCTCCAGTGCAATCCTGACTCAAACAAACAGTGATGAATTTGTTATTGTTGGTGGCTATCAGCTTGAAAATCAAAAGAGAATGATATGCAACATCGTCTCTTTGGAGGACAATAAGATAGACATTCGCGAGATGGAGACCCCAGATTGGACCCCAGATATTAAGCACAGCAAGATCTGGTTTGGGAGCAATATGGGAAATGGAACTGTATTCCTCTGCATACCAGGAGACAATAAACAGGCTACTTCAGaagctttctatttctatatGTTGAAATGTGCTGAAGACGATGTGAATGAAGATCAGAAAACACTCACGAATAGTCAGACATCAACAGAAGACCCAGGGGACTCCACTCCCTTTGAAGACTCAGAAGAATTTTGTTTCAGTGCAGAAGCATGTAGTTTTGATGGTGACGATGAGTTTGACACCTACAATGAAGACGATGAGGAAGATGAGTCTGAGACAGGCTACTGGATTACATGCTGCCCTACTTGCGATGTGGATATCAACACTTGGGTACCATTTTATTCAACTGAGCTCAACAAACCTGCCATGATCTACTGCTCTCATGGAGATGGGCACTGGGTCCATGCCCAGTGCATGGATCTGGCAGAACGCACGCTCATTCAACTGTCAGAAGGAAGCAACAAATATTACTGCAATGAGCACGTGAAGATAGCAAGAGCACTGCAAACCCCCAAAAGAGTCCTACCCTTAAAAAAGCCTCCACTGAAATCTCTCCACAAAAAAGGTTCTGGGAAAATTATTACTCCTGCCAAGAAATCTTTTCTTAGAAGGCTGTTTGATTAG